One part of the Segnochrobactrum spirostomi genome encodes these proteins:
- the copC gene encoding copper homeostasis periplasmic binding protein CopC, protein MIRTLFSKASLRSKAPLRVGIAAVIVALASPAFAHAHLKAAVPAAGSKGKSPSELDLTFSEALNLKFSGVKVSGPDKIPVSLGDAMLMNKNTTLMVPVAGPLIPGTYTVEWHALSDDGHKTKGSYTFTVTR, encoded by the coding sequence ATGATCCGTACCCTCTTCTCCAAGGCGAGCCTCCGCTCCAAAGCGCCTCTCCGCGTGGGCATCGCCGCCGTCATCGTCGCCCTCGCGAGCCCGGCCTTCGCTCACGCCCATCTCAAGGCCGCGGTGCCGGCGGCGGGCAGCAAGGGCAAGAGCCCGAGCGAACTCGACCTCACCTTCTCCGAGGCCCTGAACCTCAAGTTCTCCGGGGTGAAGGTCTCCGGTCCCGACAAGATCCCCGTCTCGCTCGGTGACGCGATGCTGATGAACAAGAACACGACGCTGATGGTGCCGGTGGCGGGGCCGCTCATCCCCGGCACCTACACCGTCGAATGGCACGCGCTGTCGGACGACGGGCACAAGACGAAGGGAAGCTACACCTTCACCGTCACCCGCTGA
- a CDS encoding copper chaperone PCu(A)C, translating to MKARLRAMLGAATLSVLSAITLAGFLAVLPVPATAHEVKAGDLVIEHPWARATPPGAEIGGGFVTIENHGNTADRLVGGSLEGAKEFQVHEMSMDNGVMKMRQVEGLDIPAGGKVTLAPGGYHVMFVGLAQPLKQGTLVPGTLVFQHAGTVKVEFKVEAVGAKGPEHGGAKADGHSGHSDSMPGMNMN from the coding sequence ATGAAAGCTCGTCTGCGCGCCATGCTCGGCGCCGCCACCCTTTCCGTCCTGTCGGCGATCACCCTCGCCGGCTTTCTCGCCGTCCTCCCCGTCCCGGCGACGGCCCACGAGGTGAAGGCCGGCGACCTCGTCATCGAACATCCCTGGGCCCGCGCGACGCCACCGGGCGCCGAGATCGGCGGCGGCTTCGTCACCATCGAAAATCACGGCAACACCGCGGACCGTCTGGTCGGCGGCTCCCTCGAGGGCGCCAAGGAATTCCAGGTCCACGAGATGTCGATGGACAACGGCGTCATGAAGATGCGGCAGGTTGAGGGGCTCGACATCCCCGCTGGCGGCAAGGTGACGCTCGCGCCGGGCGGTTACCACGTCATGTTCGTCGGCCTCGCTCAGCCCCTCAAGCAGGGCACCCTGGTGCCGGGAACCCTGGTCTTCCAGCATGCCGGCACGGTGAAGGTCGAATTCAAGGTCGAGGCGGTGGGCGCCAAGGGTCCCGAGCACGGCGGCGCGAAGGCCGACGGCCATTCCGGCCACTCGGACTCCATGCCCGGCATGAACATGAACTGA
- a CDS encoding homocysteine S-methyltransferase family protein, whose protein sequence is MTKAEQTFTVLDGGMGRLLERLGAPFRLPEWSALSLIEAPSYVDQAHQAYVDAGAEIITTNSYALVPHMLGEARFAAEGQELAHRAGRIAREVANRAGRTVLVAGSLPPVFESYRPQNYIREEAPLVLKTLIAGLEPFVDLWLIETQSSTTEALTALALARETGKPVFVSYTLHDEEGRTGPPQLRSDEPVGEAVAATIAAGADAILFNCSQPEVMGAAIAIAREVIDSSSHPETGLGVYANAFVPEPPSDEPYPGISEIRADLDPPHYVKWVQRWVDGGATIVGGCCGIGPEHIAEISRSRAG, encoded by the coding sequence ATGACCAAGGCTGAGCAGACTTTCACCGTTCTCGACGGCGGCATGGGCCGGCTCTTGGAGCGGCTCGGAGCGCCGTTCCGTCTGCCGGAATGGTCGGCTCTGTCGCTCATCGAGGCGCCGTCCTATGTCGATCAGGCTCATCAGGCCTATGTCGATGCCGGTGCCGAGATCATCACGACGAACTCCTACGCCCTCGTGCCGCACATGCTCGGTGAGGCGCGGTTCGCGGCGGAAGGGCAGGAATTGGCCCATCGGGCCGGGCGCATCGCCCGCGAGGTCGCGAACCGGGCCGGCCGCACCGTGCTCGTCGCCGGGTCGCTGCCCCCGGTGTTCGAGAGCTACCGGCCGCAGAATTATATCCGCGAGGAGGCCCCGCTGGTCCTCAAGACGCTGATCGCCGGCCTCGAGCCCTTCGTCGATCTGTGGCTGATCGAGACGCAGAGCTCGACGACGGAGGCGCTGACGGCGCTGGCGCTCGCGCGCGAAACCGGCAAGCCGGTCTTTGTCTCCTATACCCTCCACGACGAGGAGGGCCGGACGGGCCCGCCGCAACTGCGCTCCGACGAGCCGGTCGGCGAGGCCGTGGCAGCGACCATCGCGGCGGGCGCCGACGCCATTCTCTTCAATTGCAGCCAGCCCGAGGTGATGGGCGCGGCGATTGCGATCGCCCGGGAGGTCATCGATTCGTCCTCGCACCCGGAGACGGGACTCGGCGTCTACGCGAACGCCTTCGTGCCGGAGCCGCCCTCGGACGAGCCCTATCCCGGCATCTCCGAGATCCGCGCCGATCTCGATCCGCCCCATTATGTGAAGTGGGTGCAGCGCTGGGTCGACGGCGGCGCGACCATCGTTGGCGGCTGCTGCGGCATCGGCCCCGAGCACATCGCCGAAATCAGCCGCAGCCGCGCGGGGTGA
- the pqqB gene encoding pyrroloquinoline quinone biosynthesis protein PqqB: MQAILIGSAAGGGVPQWNCRCRICSLARSGDPRVTPRSQSSLAVSADGLRWVLLNASPDIREQIAATPELQPRDGAGGSLRGSPIAAVVLTNGDVDHVAGLLSLREREPFALYGSAETLRAVSANSVFDVLAHDVVTRNVCALGEAFEPIDDLTIELFAVPGKVPLWLEDESLQIGAVGESTVGASIRANGRHFVYIPGAAAVTADIVARCRGADLLLFDGTCWFDDDMIAAGVGAKTSRRMGHLPIAGADGSIAALDGLTVSRKVFTHINNTNPVLIDGSDERRAAERAGWDIGYDGMRFAFAPQAEDRPVALEETP; this comes from the coding sequence ATGCAAGCGATCCTGATCGGTTCGGCCGCCGGTGGCGGCGTTCCGCAATGGAACTGCCGCTGCCGCATCTGTTCGCTCGCACGGTCGGGCGATCCGCGCGTGACCCCGCGCTCCCAGTCAAGCCTCGCGGTTTCCGCGGACGGGCTCCGCTGGGTCCTTCTCAACGCCTCTCCCGATATCCGCGAGCAGATCGCCGCAACGCCCGAGCTCCAGCCGCGTGACGGTGCCGGCGGCAGTCTGCGCGGCTCGCCGATCGCCGCCGTGGTGCTCACGAACGGCGACGTCGACCATGTCGCCGGGCTCCTGAGCCTGCGCGAGCGCGAGCCCTTCGCCCTCTATGGCAGCGCCGAGACGCTGCGGGCGGTCTCCGCCAACAGCGTGTTCGACGTGCTCGCGCATGATGTGGTGACGCGCAATGTGTGCGCCCTCGGTGAGGCGTTCGAGCCCATAGACGATCTTACCATCGAGCTCTTCGCGGTGCCGGGCAAGGTGCCGCTCTGGCTCGAGGACGAGAGCCTTCAGATCGGCGCGGTCGGCGAGAGCACGGTCGGTGCCTCGATCCGGGCGAACGGCCGCCACTTCGTCTACATCCCCGGCGCCGCCGCGGTGACCGCGGACATCGTCGCGCGCTGTCGGGGTGCCGATCTCCTCTTGTTCGACGGCACCTGCTGGTTCGACGACGACATGATCGCCGCCGGGGTCGGCGCGAAGACCAGCCGGCGCATGGGCCATCTGCCCATCGCCGGAGCCGATGGCTCGATCGCGGCGCTCGACGGGCTCACGGTGAGCCGCAAGGTCTTCACCCACATCAACAACACCAATCCGGTGCTCATCGACGGGTCCGACGAACGCCGTGCGGCGGAACGGGCCGGATGGGACATCGGCTATGACGGGATGCGCTTCGCCTTCGCGCCGCAGGCCGAGGACCGTCCCGTCGCGCTCGAGGAAACGCCCTGA
- the pqqA gene encoding pyrroloquinoline quinone precursor peptide PqqA, producing the protein MKWTKPRIVEICLGMEINSYESGELPPEV; encoded by the coding sequence ATGAAGTGGACGAAGCCCCGCATCGTCGAGATCTGCCTCGGCATGGAAATCAACAGCTACGAGTCCGGCGAGCTTCCGCCGGAAGTTTGA
- the copD gene encoding copper homeostasis membrane protein CopD, with amino-acid sequence MPPDAALILGRFVYDGPAVLLWGAGGFLAVLLPQPLAARIGARLSPAFTVAAVFAVAAALVTLPLRAAMLGDGWADALDPATLRGVLFETDLGLAWLVQEAAALAALGAAFVPERWRTAASALGGGAMLMSLPLVGHAGMQQGGLGLIHRLNDGLHVLAGGFWLGALVPFVPLLARIDDPRDAAAANIALRRFSNIGHAAVTLVILTGVANAALILSGSSIDGASLYQRLLAVKIALVAGMVGLALLNRYVLVPRVSARSGAVAAIRIGSLAEIALGIAVLALVAAFGMMDPAG; translated from the coding sequence ATGCCGCCGGACGCCGCCCTGATCCTCGGCCGGTTCGTCTATGACGGACCGGCCGTGCTCCTGTGGGGCGCGGGCGGCTTTCTCGCGGTCCTGCTGCCGCAGCCGCTCGCCGCCCGGATCGGTGCGCGGCTCTCTCCGGCCTTTACCGTCGCGGCCGTGTTCGCGGTCGCGGCGGCCCTCGTGACCCTGCCTTTGCGCGCCGCGATGCTCGGCGACGGCTGGGCCGACGCGCTCGATCCGGCGACCCTTCGCGGCGTCCTGTTCGAGACCGATCTCGGCCTCGCCTGGCTCGTCCAAGAGGCGGCCGCGCTCGCCGCCCTCGGCGCGGCCTTCGTGCCCGAGCGGTGGCGGACGGCGGCCTCTGCCCTCGGCGGCGGCGCGATGCTCATGAGCCTGCCGCTCGTCGGGCATGCCGGAATGCAGCAGGGCGGCCTCGGCCTCATCCACCGGCTGAACGACGGCCTCCACGTCCTCGCCGGCGGCTTCTGGCTCGGGGCGCTCGTACCGTTCGTGCCGCTGCTCGCCCGCATCGACGATCCCCGTGACGCCGCCGCAGCCAATATCGCCCTGCGGCGCTTCTCCAACATCGGCCACGCCGCGGTGACGCTGGTGATCCTGACCGGCGTCGCCAACGCAGCCCTGATCCTGAGCGGGAGCTCGATCGACGGCGCCTCGCTCTATCAGCGCCTGCTCGCGGTGAAGATCGCCCTGGTTGCCGGGATGGTCGGGCTCGCGCTTCTCAACCGCTACGTCCTCGTGCCGCGGGTCTCCGCCCGATCCGGCGCGGTCGCGGCGATCCGGATCGGCAGCCTCGCCGAGATCGCTCTCGGCATCGCGGTGCTTGCCCTCGTCGCCGCCTTCGGGATGATGGATCCGGCCGGCTGA
- a CDS encoding alpha/beta hydrolase — MADGDDPGCSRRDLIASAAATTLSATLIAAIGPAEAATLVPENGAPTPTSAETAYPPRPIPARDLPVPTTISPELAAYVAMPYPADWDTIPTDAAGWRAKRDASVTQIAPLLPGLKERLGIRVERDVIAGVPVFVSTPKEIAPRNANRVFVHLHGGAYVLYPGEVGAGEGMLMAAYGRCTVISVDYRMPPDHPFPAALDDAVAVWRALVAAHDPKRMAIFGASAGGGLTLATLLRLKAEGLPLPAAIAPGTPWADLTGAGDSSAANAYVDNVLVSEKSWLPDAARLYAAGRALDDPLISPLFGDFNGFPPAILTSGTRDLLLSNTVRTHRKLRRAGIEAVLQVFEAQSHAQYLMPFVPETEDAFAEITAFLDRHLAV, encoded by the coding sequence ATGGCGGACGGCGACGATCCCGGCTGCTCGCGGCGCGATCTCATCGCGAGCGCGGCGGCGACAACCCTCTCGGCGACCCTGATCGCCGCGATCGGCCCGGCCGAAGCCGCGACGCTGGTGCCTGAGAACGGCGCCCCAACCCCGACATCCGCGGAGACGGCCTACCCGCCGCGCCCGATCCCGGCGCGCGACCTGCCGGTCCCGACCACCATCAGCCCGGAGCTCGCGGCCTATGTCGCGATGCCCTACCCCGCGGACTGGGACACCATCCCGACCGACGCGGCCGGGTGGCGCGCCAAGCGCGATGCCAGCGTCACCCAAATCGCGCCGCTCCTGCCGGGCCTCAAGGAGCGGCTGGGCATCCGGGTCGAACGGGATGTCATCGCCGGCGTGCCGGTCTTCGTCTCGACGCCGAAGGAGATCGCGCCGCGCAACGCGAACCGCGTCTTCGTCCACCTTCACGGCGGCGCCTACGTGCTCTATCCGGGCGAGGTCGGCGCCGGCGAAGGCATGCTGATGGCCGCTTACGGCCGCTGCACGGTGATCTCGGTCGATTATCGCATGCCGCCGGACCATCCGTTCCCCGCTGCGCTCGACGATGCGGTCGCGGTGTGGCGCGCCCTCGTCGCCGCGCACGATCCGAAGCGGATGGCGATCTTCGGCGCCTCGGCCGGCGGCGGGCTCACCCTCGCCACCCTGCTGCGCCTCAAGGCCGAGGGTCTGCCGCTTCCAGCCGCGATCGCCCCCGGCACGCCGTGGGCGGACCTGACCGGCGCCGGCGACAGCAGCGCCGCCAACGCCTATGTCGACAACGTGCTCGTCAGCGAGAAATCCTGGCTTCCCGACGCGGCGCGGCTCTACGCGGCGGGCCGCGCCCTCGACGATCCGCTGATCTCGCCGCTGTTCGGCGATTTCAACGGTTTTCCGCCGGCGATCCTGACCTCCGGCACCCGCGACCTCCTCCTCAGCAACACGGTGCGCACCCACCGCAAGCTGCGCCGCGCCGGCATCGAGGCGGTGCTCCAGGTGTTCGAAGCCCAGAGCCACGCCCAATATCTGATGCCGTTCGTCCCCGAGACCGAGGACGCCTTCGCCGAAATCACAGCCTTCCTCGACCGCCATCTGGCGGTGTGA
- the pqqE gene encoding pyrroloquinoline quinone biosynthesis protein PqqE — protein MNAPVSPENAASARPSLPGPIGMLAELTHRCPLSCPYCSNPLELDRRSDELDTAAWKRVFSEAAALGVLHLHLSGGEPTARADLVELTAHAASVGLYTNLITSGIGRAKAMLPALADAGIDHVQLSLQGAEAASGDHIGGLAGGHAQKLAFAAEVGRLGLALTVNAVIHRANITEVPAMIELAVALGARRLEIAHTQYYGWGLLNRAALMPDRQDVSRSIAVVEAARQRLEGQLVIDLVVPDYYARYPKACMGGWARRTLNVTPSGKVLPCHAAETIPGLEFWSVKEHSLADAWFASPAMNAYRGTDWMPEPCRSCERKERDWGGCRCQALALTGAAENTDPTCEKSPFHAGVGLLARDEAALAPPPFVYRRIGGAETRGEG, from the coding sequence ATGAACGCGCCGGTCAGTCCCGAGAACGCCGCGTCCGCCCGGCCGAGCCTGCCGGGACCGATCGGCATGCTCGCCGAGCTGACCCATCGCTGCCCGCTGAGCTGCCCCTATTGTTCCAATCCGCTGGAGCTCGACCGCCGTTCGGACGAGCTCGACACCGCGGCCTGGAAGCGCGTCTTCTCCGAGGCCGCGGCGCTCGGCGTGCTGCATCTCCATCTCTCGGGCGGCGAGCCGACGGCGCGTGCGGACCTCGTCGAGCTCACCGCCCACGCCGCCTCGGTCGGGCTCTACACCAACCTCATCACCTCCGGCATCGGCCGCGCCAAGGCGATGCTGCCGGCGCTCGCGGACGCCGGGATCGACCACGTCCAGCTCTCGCTCCAGGGTGCGGAGGCGGCGTCGGGCGACCACATCGGCGGTCTCGCCGGCGGGCACGCCCAGAAGCTCGCCTTCGCCGCGGAGGTCGGCCGCCTCGGCCTCGCCCTCACGGTGAACGCGGTGATCCACCGCGCCAACATCACCGAGGTTCCGGCGATGATCGAGCTCGCGGTGGCGCTCGGCGCCCGGCGGCTCGAGATCGCCCACACCCAATATTATGGCTGGGGCCTGCTCAACCGGGCCGCCCTGATGCCGGATCGCCAGGACGTGTCGCGCTCGATCGCGGTGGTCGAGGCGGCGCGGCAGCGGCTCGAGGGGCAACTCGTCATCGATCTCGTGGTGCCGGATTATTATGCCCGTTATCCGAAGGCCTGCATGGGCGGCTGGGCGCGGCGCACCCTCAACGTGACGCCGTCCGGCAAGGTGCTGCCCTGCCACGCCGCGGAGACGATCCCGGGCCTCGAATTCTGGTCGGTGAAGGAGCATTCCCTCGCCGATGCCTGGTTCGCCTCGCCGGCCATGAATGCCTATCGCGGCACCGATTGGATGCCGGAGCCGTGCCGAAGCTGCGAGCGCAAGGAGCGCGATTGGGGCGGCTGCCGCTGCCAAGCGCTGGCGCTGACCGGCGCTGCGGAAAACACCGACCCGACCTGCGAGAAGTCGCCGTTCCATGCCGGCGTCGGCCTGCTCGCCCGCGACGAGGCCGCGCTCGCCCCGCCGCCCTTCGTCTATCGCCGGATCGGCGGTGCGGAGACGCGCGGCGAAGGCTGA
- the pqqD gene encoding pyrroloquinoline quinone biosynthesis peptide chaperone PqqD: MIALVASDVPKLPRGVRLQADAARGRPVLLAPERAFELDEPAAHVLALVDGKRTIGDIVAALAVTFDAAPSEIEPDVIAMLEDLVAKRVVER; this comes from the coding sequence GTGATCGCCCTCGTCGCCTCCGACGTGCCGAAGCTGCCGCGCGGCGTCCGCCTCCAGGCGGATGCGGCGCGCGGCCGTCCCGTCCTGCTCGCGCCGGAGCGCGCCTTCGAGCTCGACGAGCCGGCCGCGCACGTGCTCGCGCTCGTCGACGGCAAGCGTACGATCGGCGACATCGTCGCGGCGCTCGCCGTGACGTTCGACGCGGCGCCGTCCGAGATCGAGCCGGACGTGATCGCGATGCTCGAGGATCTCGTGGCGAAGAGGGTGGTGGAGCGATGA
- the pqqC gene encoding pyrroloquinoline-quinone synthase PqqC codes for MNMPLPPLQPSQELLSPEALAAALRQIGAERYHNLHPFHRRLHNGELTLDQVRAWALNRYYYQAMIPIKDATILARMDDPALRRVWRQRIVDHDGEEGQTDGQAGGIDRWLKLTDGLGLIRDEVISTRHILPATRFAVEAYVHFVRDRTLLEAIASSLTEMFSPQIISERVSGMLANYSFISEETLAYFGKRLTQAPRDADFALAYVQRHAVTLETQAAALAALRFKCDVLWSQLDALEHAYVDPGLPPPGAWRPGELLVPGAAR; via the coding sequence ATGAACATGCCCCTGCCGCCGCTTCAGCCGAGCCAAGAGCTCCTCTCGCCGGAGGCGCTCGCCGCCGCGCTGCGGCAGATCGGGGCGGAGCGCTACCACAATCTCCACCCCTTCCACCGCCGCCTGCACAACGGCGAGCTGACGCTGGATCAGGTCCGGGCGTGGGCGCTGAACCGCTACTATTATCAGGCGATGATCCCCATCAAGGACGCCACCATCCTGGCCCGGATGGACGATCCGGCGCTGCGCCGGGTGTGGCGCCAGCGCATCGTCGACCATGACGGCGAAGAGGGGCAGACGGACGGCCAGGCGGGGGGCATCGATCGCTGGCTGAAGCTCACCGACGGGCTCGGCCTCATCCGCGACGAGGTGATCTCGACCCGCCACATCCTGCCGGCGACCCGCTTCGCGGTCGAGGCCTACGTCCATTTCGTGCGCGACCGCACTTTGCTCGAGGCGATCGCCTCGTCGCTGACCGAGATGTTCAGTCCGCAGATCATCTCCGAGCGCGTCTCCGGCATGCTCGCCAACTATTCCTTCATCTCGGAGGAAACGCTCGCTTATTTCGGCAAGCGGCTGACCCAGGCGCCGCGCGACGCCGACTTCGCCCTCGCTTATGTGCAGCGCCACGCCGTGACCCTCGAGACGCAGGCGGCGGCGCTCGCGGCGCTGCGCTTCAAGTGTGACGTGCTGTGGTCGCAGCTCGATGCGCTCGAACACGCTTATGTCGATCCCGGCCTGCCGCCGCCGGGGGCGTGGCGACCGGGCGAGCTCCTGGTGCCCGGAGCGGCGCGGTGA